One genomic segment of Candidatus Methylomirabilota bacterium includes these proteins:
- a CDS encoding ABC transporter ATP-binding protein, giving the protein MSVPISIRALSRRFGGTLVLDTVDLEVASAEFVALVGPSGCGKTTLLRIVADLEAPTTGEVWIGTDPPAVARHQRLLGLVSQRPAVLPWKRAVDDVGFTQRIARRVGFPPRDLLREFGLAGHEDKRPHQLSGGMVQRVNVASAIAHDPRVLLMDEPFSALDEMKREELGEWFGRTLLARPKTVLFVTHHIDEAVMLADRVVVLSRGPGRVLEVVPVPAPRPRGTEFRRDSRFVETAAHIRSLLFGRVDPLAATEPTAVPAR; this is encoded by the coding sequence GTGTCCGTCCCGATCTCGATCCGGGCGCTCTCGCGCCGCTTCGGCGGCACGCTGGTGCTCGACACGGTCGACCTGGAGGTGGCCTCCGCCGAGTTCGTGGCGCTGGTCGGCCCCTCGGGCTGCGGCAAGACGACCCTCCTCCGGATCGTCGCCGACCTGGAGGCGCCCACCACCGGCGAGGTCTGGATCGGGACGGACCCACCCGCGGTGGCGCGCCACCAGCGCCTGCTCGGACTCGTCTCCCAGCGCCCCGCGGTGCTGCCGTGGAAGCGCGCCGTCGATGATGTCGGCTTCACCCAACGGATCGCGCGGCGCGTCGGCTTCCCGCCCCGCGACCTCCTGCGGGAGTTCGGCCTGGCCGGCCACGAGGACAAGCGTCCTCACCAGCTCTCGGGCGGGATGGTCCAGCGGGTCAATGTCGCGAGCGCGATCGCCCACGACCCCCGCGTGCTCCTGATGGACGAGCCGTTCTCGGCCCTCGACGAGATGAAGCGAGAGGAGCTCGGCGAGTGGTTCGGGCGGACGCTCCTCGCCCGGCCCAAGACCGTCCTGTTCGTCACCCACCACATCGACGAGGCGGTGATGCTGGCCGACCGCGTCGTGGTGCTCTCGCGCGGCCCGGGCCGGGTGCTCGAGGTCGTCCCGGTGCCGGCGCCGCGGCCGCGCGGGACCGAGTTCCGCCGCGATTCGCGGTTCGTCGAGACGGCCGCCCACATCCGCAGCCTCCTGTTCGGGCGGGTCGATCCCCTGGCGGCGACCGAGCCGACCGCCGTGCCCGCGCGCTGA